DNA sequence from the Nocardia fluminea genome:
AGACCGGCGAACTCGGCGATCGTCGACGCCACGTCGACCGCGTCGGCCCGGGAATTGAACGGCCCCACTGCTGTTCGGGTCGGAGTGCGCACTGCGGTCAAGCGAGGGAAGGCCTCATCGCTGAGACTGAGCCACCACCCGCGTTTGGGAAACTTCGAACGGCGGTTGTACGGCGGCGCGTGCGCGGCGAGCAACCGCAGCTCGCGCACCCCGGCTTCGAGGCCGTGTGCGCAGACCACGTGGTCGACCCGAATCGCCAGTGCCACCATCTCTTTCATCCGGCCACGGGTCTCCGAGCCGGTGAAGTAATTGCGCACGCGTCGGCGCAGATTCACCGCAGTCCCTATATAGAGGACTTCGTCCGACGGTCCGCGAAAGAGATAGACGCCCGGCGCGGCAGGCAGATCGGTCGCGAAAGCGCGCTTGGCGCGCTGGGTTCCGGTGACACCGGGCAGATAGTCGAGCAGCTCGGTCAGGCTGTGCACGCCCTGATTGCCGACCCGCCCGATCAACGCGTGCAGTACGTCGACCGTCGCGCGGGCGTCGTCGAGCGCGCGGTGCGTCGGCGTCGTCGACGCACCGAGCAACTGCGCCAGCACGCCGAGCCGGGCCGAGGGGGCCTCGTCCCGGGTGAGCACCCGCCGCGCCAGCTTCACCGTGCACAGCACCTGCGGATTGGGCCATTCGATGTCCTGACGGGCCGCGGCCGCTTTGAGAAACGCGGTGTCGAAGCGCGCGTTGTGCGCCACCAGTACCGCCCCGGCGGCGAACTCGAAGAATCCCGGCAGCACCCCCTCGATCCGGGGCGCCTCGTACACCATCGCTGTGGTGATCCCGGTGATCTGCACGATGGCGGGCGGAATCGCGTACCCCGGATTCACCAGTGTCGCGAACTCCCCCAGCACCTCGCCGCCGCGCACCTTCACGGCCCCGATCTCGGTGATCGCGTCCCGATCAGCGCTGGTCCCGGTCGTTTCGAGGTCGACGACGACGAAAGTGGTGGCATACAGCGGGGTATCGAGCTCATCGAAGGCCAACTGCCGTGCGGCAG
Encoded proteins:
- a CDS encoding DEDD exonuclease domain-containing protein, yielding MPDPVPLPAAARQLAFDELDTPLYATTFVVVDLETTGTSADRDAITEIGAVKVRGGEVLGEFATLVNPGYAIPPAIVQITGITTAMVYEAPRIEGVLPGFFEFAAGAVLVAHNARFDTAFLKAAAARQDIEWPNPQVLCTVKLARRVLTRDEAPSARLGVLAQLLGASTTPTHRALDDARATVDVLHALIGRVGNQGVHSLTELLDYLPGVTGTQRAKRAFATDLPAAPGVYLFRGPSDEVLYIGTAVNLRRRVRNYFTGSETRGRMKEMVALAIRVDHVVCAHGLEAGVRELRLLAAHAPPYNRRSKFPKRGWWLSLSDEAFPRLTAVRTPTRTAVGPFNSRADAVDVASTIAEFAGLRTCATRLTRTAKHTCPPAVVGGCPAARHDGDHDATSYAPAVGAVRDLFTGRADTLLRAMIDRIENYSATEHFEAAARLRDRTATVVTKLHRTQRLAALARLAELIIALPDGAGGWEFSVIRYGRLAAAGTAARGTPPMAVVDQIAAAETVIPDLGSASPNSGTQSAADESARMIVDLDHRTPPLRGAPPEEVGVIARWLAKPGARIVRTSDGYHEPLHGAARWVGWAQLARTAATTRSAEEQYLAER